The following nucleotide sequence is from Vitis vinifera cultivar Pinot Noir 40024 chromosome 14, ASM3070453v1.
tgaaataaatataaatatttagaaaGTATAATGAAGAATATGAATTTCATGGTAAGTATTCCTAATAAGATAGAGTAAACAAAATTTAGCAAACTTATGAACTAGTATTTCTTTATAATGATTACTTTTATTAAAGGATTTaactaattagaaaattattaacaTAAGAAAGTGAAGAAGAATATGGAAAATGAAAAGGATTTCTGAAAATGTTCTTTATCatgaaatttgattattttttactttaaatattcaattaaaatactaaggtcatatttgatttatatatatatatatatcactgATATTATCTCATGTCAATCAAATATGGAGTTATATATgttatcatttcttttatcaTATTTCATGTTGTCTcttgtaaattaaatatgaccttagtattttaattgaatatttaaagtaaaaaataatatatttgattgacatgatatatatattaatcttaatttaaaatataggaaatacatgtattataaatatatatatttttattttttatatgagttattttaaaaataacaaattttattaaaaaatttaattcatagatataaaagaaactaagaaaatatttataaaatatattgtaaaataatgcTAATGTATGTATTATTTAgtacatataaattatttttatatattaaataaaataacataaaattttttatttatcaattttaaatattttactcatAAATATTGttgatgaataaataatttattatttactacattttaaattattgaaaattttctaaataacattaaatataagagaaatttcatatttttctaataagaaatattataatgcaacataattttattttaaaataattatctaatattgaatttcttcattctagaaattaaatataaatatgatataacatATTCCATTAGATATATTAGGATAATATATTTGAAgttattttcaatcaaacccTATTTATAAAAAACAGTGGTATACAAATGTTGTAAATTGTACAAGTGGGTACAtgtcataattttatttgttgtattgTAACTGATTTGTTGTTGGAATATTATTgggtaatttttaaatttttctataaattaaagagaaagAACCAATTATGCTAATGTCATTCAACTTGATTGATCAAGTGGTTTGAATCCTCGAATCATCTTTTAGTTGAACTACTAAAAATTTTGGTATGTCCTTTTTAGTAAATATTGGTGAGAAAAAGTAATATGAATTTTAAGAAAGCtactaattttcttaaaaattcaaaatttggtcGTGATTTCAAATGAAAACACAAAGACTTAACGCAAATGAGTATTTTCTTAAGATAGTATTTTATACTTTTATGGTGCCATATCAATATATCATGGTATAACCTTACAATGAAATCGaacaaatatattattagtCCAAAGATTGTTctaatcaaattttgataattacaaaATGAGGTAAAGTTTACTAAGGTtgagaaaaagaagataattacaataaatatgCTATTATTACAAACTCATCTAATCATTATATCAGCAATTAGTCCAAAGATTGTTctaatcaaattttgataattacaaaATGAGGTAAAGTTTACTAAGGTtgagaaaaagaagataattacaataaatatgCTATTATTACAAACTCATCTAATCATTATATCAACAAAGGAGACTACTCTATCTAGAGTTCTGAATTTATTTTTGCCCAACccaaggctatgtttggttctcaaaaaatttgaggaaaaatgtaagggaaaaaaaatacaaagaaaaaatagaaggaaagaaaaagtgaaggaaaatagaaaatagattaaaagttgataaattatttttattttttacttcaaactcattttatttattttaactcatcaatataaagattaaataattttaaaatatataagtttttaattagttttaattatatttgattttcttttatatttttcataggacaatcaaatatgaaaaaatcattttcctttgcatttttttttcttttcttaatattttccaaGGAACCAAACAGTTTTTACAATACACCTTGTAATTGTGATCTTGACACATGACCACTTTAGAGTTTATTGCTCTCTATGTATTTCCAATTAGCCCATGCTTCCACCGAGATCGTTCAAAATGGTTTACCCCATTCCTTCAAATAGTTGAGGAGTCCAAAGTACATGGGTACAATGTACATCATGAACTTGAATACGagtgcttttattttattttatttaaggtttgtaatatttaatatttaaaattctctgaataattttaattttcctaagattttattttattaacttttaaaacttatttaattatttattttttaaataattttgataatttaaattttttatttattttattttgtgtataGTCTCATACTGAGTCAAAACATTAAGACTAATTTGTCTTGAGGTCGTCTAAGTCAATGACCACAATtgtgactttgaaccatgagaaaaagaaataaattatcaaacatcaataataataataaggggGTTGTTATCACAACATCCTTTTTGTTAAAGGTAACacttttttatcatatatttttttttccatatatactctttttaataaagaacTCTCTCTAACATCCTCTCAAcatattaaacctaaattttaatttattaaggcTGCGAATCATATACGAAATACAATGAATGACgaaattcaattatttgatgataattttcaggtaagatttataactttcattttttttaataaagaaatatatatatttataaaataattaaaaaaaaaatcggcaACCTGAGTGGGGCTCCGACGTCCTGGGAGGACGCGGTTAGGGTTTGGAGCAGGGATGAAAGTCGACAACTACCGGCGGCAATAGCTGGGCTAAATTTTTTgctaataataattataaaaatcgaattttttatattgtttatttcacattaaaacattgaatataataaaatcattttacatactatacttttggtaaaaaaatcattttataatttattatttaaataaattattttgttttaaaatataagaaaaatatgaaaaacaattgagtgtgaaaaaataaaagaaatgaaaaaaaacaaaacaaagtttaCGTGGGGTGGGGGGTTGGGTGGGTAGAGatgaaaaagaagataaaaaaaaaaaaaaaaagaatgctaAAATGTGGGGTGGGGgttgggaaaataaaaaataaaaaaaggatgtAGTTGGGGAGGAGAGGGGAGAGGAGAGAGGGGGAAAGGTAATTTAGAAATGTAAAATGCTGCATTAATAAAAATGGTGTTCCGACTAGCAAttgcataataataataatcaaaatttaattttatttatatattggtgataaaatttctccatttattttttatatggtaGAAACATCTTCTGATTACTAGTCCACGCAGCATAGATTACTCAGGGCTTTAGTTTTGGATCACAGGATTCACAGCACTCTTTGCAGGTAGGCATCGGATCATACACACACAGGCAGCAAGGACCACATCTACATATACCTTCACAGCCTACAttcagaaaaaaagaaatggaatcCAATTAAGATATACATGTATATTAGAACTAGAAACTTTGGTTAATTGGAGATGATATATATGTGATCAAACCTGTTACAATTCCAGTAGTAGATGAAGATGCCTTGATGACATATGGAAGGTGAGGGTTGGCTTCAGCCTTGAGCATTGAGGAAGGGAAGAACACCAGGAGCAACAAGAACACCATTCTAGTAGTTGCAGCCATTTTCAGTTTGCAGGATATGCAGAGGTGTTTTGGGGAACCCCACATTTATAAAGAGCAGTGGTATGCAAATGTGGTAAACTGTACAGTTGGGTACATGTCATGATTTGTCTTTGGAATATTAATATTgggtaatttttaaaattttctataaactaaaaagaaagaacTAATTAAGGTTATGTTGCTGGATTCAAGTGGGTAGAATCCTCAAATCATTGTCTGGTTGAATGAaggctaaaaatattttataaagaaaaaaatggtcataaacaataatttttaagttaCAAAGTTGAAATTTTGCTTACCACTTGAAATATTAACACAATGACTTAAGGCAGATCATTACAATGGGATTAGACCATATTCATGTTTTAAGGATTAcaaaattttttagaatcagttttttaataatagaaagttttcttattttcagtcttaattttttttccttttatgttttaattaatTCGACTAAAACAACTCCTTATAAGGAAATATATTATCTAAGAAGAACATATgtttaatgataaaataaaataaaattatattaaaagaaaaataaatatttagaaaGTATAATAAAGAATATGAATTTCATGGTAACTATTCCCAATaagatagttaaaaaaaattagcaaactTATGAGCTAGTATTTCTTTATGatgatttcttttattaaagGATTTAACTAATTAGAAAATCATTAATACAAGAAAGTGAAGGAGAATATGGAAAATGAAaaggatttttgaaaattttctatatcatgaaatttgattattttttccttcaatattcaattaaaatactAAGGTCATATTTGGTAAAAGGGATACAATATGACATAAGATAAAACAAAGGAcaatatatcttattttatgtttgattgataATAGAATACGataaatatgtattataaatatattttttattatttttatattagttatttaaaaaaattattaaaaattttaatttgtagttaaaaaagaaactaataaaatatttaataaatacattataaaataatactaatgtatgtattatttttagtacatataaattatttttatatattaaataatatgacataaaaaattttatttataaattttaaatattttaatcataaatattgttgatgaataaataaataattatttactacattttaaattattgaacaatttttaaataacattaaatgtaatgaaaattgatttattgatttttcgTCTTTTATCGcatcaaaacacaatttataacctaattcactattctataaTCATTTGTACCCAACCAAAACTGGTTTTAATACAAACTATCGTAATATAGTGGTTTTTAGTTGTCATCCATTAGGATAAATTATTCTCGGTAATTAAGGCTTaaatggagaaaaagaaatggTTGTGATAAAGTGCAGTTcatgatgaaaaatcaaaataacaataatttctaattgagaagaacaataaaatgtaaaagaagagaaaattaataggaaaagaaattctcagagttaggattttctagaaaacaatttctatggggaatagatgttgagatctattttttatcaagttagattgaaaacctaaattttcatttaaactGATTTTAGATTTAACTTTAAGTCTAAACTTAATTTCTCAtcaaattaggttatttaatcTAAAAGATcgatttaaattatatattcaattcatcttaaatcatTTTCCAATGATTCATACAATGCAATTATTTGATctcatcaaatataattttaagaatttaataaaTCTACTTAGTTTGCAATGTAATAGTCATTTAAgataatttgaaaagaaaaatcctcaaaatctaagtaatcaatcaattggatcaaattaccttggaaattaaaactcatttttctaattcaccatagatctt
It contains:
- the LOC100254140 gene encoding uncharacterized protein LOC100254140, giving the protein MAATTRMVFLLLLVFFPSSMLKAEANPHLPYVIKASSSTTGIVTGCEGICRCGPCCLCVYDPMPTCKECCESCDPKLKP